A region from the Canis lupus baileyi chromosome 27, mCanLup2.hap1, whole genome shotgun sequence genome encodes:
- the THAP7 gene encoding THAP domain-containing protein 7 isoform X1 — MPRHCSAAGCCTRDTRETRNRGISFHRSARVRMRPFYPLRGATIAHAPSSVWREACICRLPKKDNPRRGLWLANCQRLDPSGQGLWDPASEYIYFCSKHFEENCFELVGISGYHRLKEGAVPTIFESFSKLRRTTKTKGHSYPPGPPDISRLRRCRKRCSDSRGPTTPFSPPPPADVTCFPVEEASAPAALPASPTGRLEAGLSSPFSDLLGPLGAQADEAGCSAQPSPEREPERQPSPLEPRPVSPSAYMLRLPPPAGAYIQNEHSYQVGSALLWKRRAEAALDALDKAQRQLQACKRREQRLRLRLSKLQQERAREKRAQADARQTLKEHVQDFAMQLSSSMA; from the exons ATGCCGCGTCACTGCTCCGCCGCCGGCTGCTGCACACGGGACACGCGCGAGACGCGCAACCGCGGCATCTCTTTCCACAGGTCAGCGCGCGTGCGCATGCGCCCGTTTTACCCTCTTCGCGGAGCCACGATTGCGCACGCGCCTTCCTCTGTTTGGCGCGAGGCTTGTATTTGTAG ACTTCCCAAGAAGGACAACCCGAGGCGAGGCTTGTGGCTGGCCAACTGCCAGCGGCTGGACCCTAGCGGCCAGGGCCTGTGGGACCCGGCTTCCGAGTACATCTACTTCTGCTCCAAACACTTCGAGGAGAACTGCTTTGAGCTGGTGGGCATCAG TGGGTATCACAGGCTGAAGGAGGGGGCGGTTCCCACGATATTTGAGTCTTTCTCCAAGCTACGCCGGACGACCAAGACCAAGGGACACAGTTACCCACCTGGCCCCCCCGACATCAGCCGGCTCCGGCGATGCAGGAAGCG atGCTCTGACAGCCGGGGGCCCACGACTCCATTTTCTCCACCTCCACCTGCTGATGTCACTTGCTTTCCTGTGGAAGAGGCATCAGCCCCTGCTGCTTTGCCTGCCTCCCCCACTGGGAGGTTGGAGGCTGGCCTCAGCAGCCCCTTCTCAGacctcctggggcccctgggtgcccaGGCAGATGAAGCAGGCTGCAGCGCCCAGCCCTCACCGGAGCGGGAGCCAGAGAGACAGCCGTCCCCCCTTGAGCCACGCCCCGTGTCACCCTCAGCCTATATGCTACGCCTCCCACCCCCAGCGGGCGCCTACATCCAGAATGAGCACAGCTACCAGGTGGGCAGCGCCCTGCTCTGGAAGCGGCGGGCTGAGGCCGCACTTGATGCTCTGGACAAGGCCCAGCGCCAGCTGCAGGCCTGCAAGCGGCGAGAGCAGCGCCTGCGGCTCCGGCTAAGCAAGCTGCAGCAGGAACGGGCACGGGAGAAGCGGGCGCAGGCTGATGCCCGCCAGACTCTGAAGGAGCACGTGCAGGACTTTGCCATGCAGCTGAGCAGCAGCATGGCGTGA
- the THAP7 gene encoding THAP domain-containing protein 7 isoform X3 yields MPRHCSAAGCCTRDTRETRNRGISFHRSARVRMRPFYPLRGATIAHAPSSVWREACICRLPKKDNPRRGLWLANCQRLDPSGQGLWDPASEYIYFCSKHFEENCFELVGIRCSDSRGPTTPFSPPPPADVTCFPVEEASAPAALPASPTGRLEAGLSSPFSDLLGPLGAQADEAGCSAQPSPEREPERQPSPLEPRPVSPSAYMLRLPPPAGAYIQNEHSYQVGSALLWKRRAEAALDALDKAQRQLQACKRREQRLRLRLSKLQQERAREKRAQADARQTLKEHVQDFAMQLSSSMA; encoded by the exons ATGCCGCGTCACTGCTCCGCCGCCGGCTGCTGCACACGGGACACGCGCGAGACGCGCAACCGCGGCATCTCTTTCCACAGGTCAGCGCGCGTGCGCATGCGCCCGTTTTACCCTCTTCGCGGAGCCACGATTGCGCACGCGCCTTCCTCTGTTTGGCGCGAGGCTTGTATTTGTAG ACTTCCCAAGAAGGACAACCCGAGGCGAGGCTTGTGGCTGGCCAACTGCCAGCGGCTGGACCCTAGCGGCCAGGGCCTGTGGGACCCGGCTTCCGAGTACATCTACTTCTGCTCCAAACACTTCGAGGAGAACTGCTTTGAGCTGGTGGGCATCAG atGCTCTGACAGCCGGGGGCCCACGACTCCATTTTCTCCACCTCCACCTGCTGATGTCACTTGCTTTCCTGTGGAAGAGGCATCAGCCCCTGCTGCTTTGCCTGCCTCCCCCACTGGGAGGTTGGAGGCTGGCCTCAGCAGCCCCTTCTCAGacctcctggggcccctgggtgcccaGGCAGATGAAGCAGGCTGCAGCGCCCAGCCCTCACCGGAGCGGGAGCCAGAGAGACAGCCGTCCCCCCTTGAGCCACGCCCCGTGTCACCCTCAGCCTATATGCTACGCCTCCCACCCCCAGCGGGCGCCTACATCCAGAATGAGCACAGCTACCAGGTGGGCAGCGCCCTGCTCTGGAAGCGGCGGGCTGAGGCCGCACTTGATGCTCTGGACAAGGCCCAGCGCCAGCTGCAGGCCTGCAAGCGGCGAGAGCAGCGCCTGCGGCTCCGGCTAAGCAAGCTGCAGCAGGAACGGGCACGGGAGAAGCGGGCGCAGGCTGATGCCCGCCAGACTCTGAAGGAGCACGTGCAGGACTTTGCCATGCAGCTGAGCAGCAGCATGGCGTGA
- the THAP7 gene encoding THAP domain-containing protein 7 isoform X2 translates to MPRHCSAAGCCTRDTRETRNRGISFHRLPKKDNPRRGLWLANCQRLDPSGQGLWDPASEYIYFCSKHFEENCFELVGISGYHRLKEGAVPTIFESFSKLRRTTKTKGHSYPPGPPDISRLRRCRKRCSDSRGPTTPFSPPPPADVTCFPVEEASAPAALPASPTGRLEAGLSSPFSDLLGPLGAQADEAGCSAQPSPEREPERQPSPLEPRPVSPSAYMLRLPPPAGAYIQNEHSYQVGSALLWKRRAEAALDALDKAQRQLQACKRREQRLRLRLSKLQQERAREKRAQADARQTLKEHVQDFAMQLSSSMA, encoded by the exons ATGCCGCGTCACTGCTCCGCCGCCGGCTGCTGCACACGGGACACGCGCGAGACGCGCAACCGCGGCATCTCTTTCCACAG ACTTCCCAAGAAGGACAACCCGAGGCGAGGCTTGTGGCTGGCCAACTGCCAGCGGCTGGACCCTAGCGGCCAGGGCCTGTGGGACCCGGCTTCCGAGTACATCTACTTCTGCTCCAAACACTTCGAGGAGAACTGCTTTGAGCTGGTGGGCATCAG TGGGTATCACAGGCTGAAGGAGGGGGCGGTTCCCACGATATTTGAGTCTTTCTCCAAGCTACGCCGGACGACCAAGACCAAGGGACACAGTTACCCACCTGGCCCCCCCGACATCAGCCGGCTCCGGCGATGCAGGAAGCG atGCTCTGACAGCCGGGGGCCCACGACTCCATTTTCTCCACCTCCACCTGCTGATGTCACTTGCTTTCCTGTGGAAGAGGCATCAGCCCCTGCTGCTTTGCCTGCCTCCCCCACTGGGAGGTTGGAGGCTGGCCTCAGCAGCCCCTTCTCAGacctcctggggcccctgggtgcccaGGCAGATGAAGCAGGCTGCAGCGCCCAGCCCTCACCGGAGCGGGAGCCAGAGAGACAGCCGTCCCCCCTTGAGCCACGCCCCGTGTCACCCTCAGCCTATATGCTACGCCTCCCACCCCCAGCGGGCGCCTACATCCAGAATGAGCACAGCTACCAGGTGGGCAGCGCCCTGCTCTGGAAGCGGCGGGCTGAGGCCGCACTTGATGCTCTGGACAAGGCCCAGCGCCAGCTGCAGGCCTGCAAGCGGCGAGAGCAGCGCCTGCGGCTCCGGCTAAGCAAGCTGCAGCAGGAACGGGCACGGGAGAAGCGGGCGCAGGCTGATGCCCGCCAGACTCTGAAGGAGCACGTGCAGGACTTTGCCATGCAGCTGAGCAGCAGCATGGCGTGA
- the THAP7 gene encoding THAP domain-containing protein 7 isoform X4 produces MPRHCSAAGCCTRDTRETRNRGISFHRLPKKDNPRRGLWLANCQRLDPSGQGLWDPASEYIYFCSKHFEENCFELVGIRCSDSRGPTTPFSPPPPADVTCFPVEEASAPAALPASPTGRLEAGLSSPFSDLLGPLGAQADEAGCSAQPSPEREPERQPSPLEPRPVSPSAYMLRLPPPAGAYIQNEHSYQVGSALLWKRRAEAALDALDKAQRQLQACKRREQRLRLRLSKLQQERAREKRAQADARQTLKEHVQDFAMQLSSSMA; encoded by the exons ATGCCGCGTCACTGCTCCGCCGCCGGCTGCTGCACACGGGACACGCGCGAGACGCGCAACCGCGGCATCTCTTTCCACAG ACTTCCCAAGAAGGACAACCCGAGGCGAGGCTTGTGGCTGGCCAACTGCCAGCGGCTGGACCCTAGCGGCCAGGGCCTGTGGGACCCGGCTTCCGAGTACATCTACTTCTGCTCCAAACACTTCGAGGAGAACTGCTTTGAGCTGGTGGGCATCAG atGCTCTGACAGCCGGGGGCCCACGACTCCATTTTCTCCACCTCCACCTGCTGATGTCACTTGCTTTCCTGTGGAAGAGGCATCAGCCCCTGCTGCTTTGCCTGCCTCCCCCACTGGGAGGTTGGAGGCTGGCCTCAGCAGCCCCTTCTCAGacctcctggggcccctgggtgcccaGGCAGATGAAGCAGGCTGCAGCGCCCAGCCCTCACCGGAGCGGGAGCCAGAGAGACAGCCGTCCCCCCTTGAGCCACGCCCCGTGTCACCCTCAGCCTATATGCTACGCCTCCCACCCCCAGCGGGCGCCTACATCCAGAATGAGCACAGCTACCAGGTGGGCAGCGCCCTGCTCTGGAAGCGGCGGGCTGAGGCCGCACTTGATGCTCTGGACAAGGCCCAGCGCCAGCTGCAGGCCTGCAAGCGGCGAGAGCAGCGCCTGCGGCTCCGGCTAAGCAAGCTGCAGCAGGAACGGGCACGGGAGAAGCGGGCGCAGGCTGATGCCCGCCAGACTCTGAAGGAGCACGTGCAGGACTTTGCCATGCAGCTGAGCAGCAGCATGGCGTGA
- the LOC140619740 gene encoding tubulin alpha-3 chain encodes MRECISIHVGQAGVQIGNACWELYCLEHGIQPDGQMPSDKTIGGGDDSFNTFFSETGAGKHVPRAVFVDLEPTVVDEVRTGTYRQLFHPEQLITGKEDAANNYARGHYTIGKEIVDLVLDRIRKLADLCTGLQGFLIFHSFGGGTGSGFASLLMERLSVDYGKKSKLEFAIYPAPQVSTAVVEPYNSILTTHTTLEHSDCAFMVDNEAIYDICRRNLDIERPTYTNLNRLIGQIVSSITASLRFDGALNVDLTEFQTNLVPYPRIHFPLATYAPVISAEKAYHEQLSVAEITNACFEPANQMVKCDPRHGKYMACCMLYRGDVVPKDVNAAIATIKTKRTIQFVDWCPTGFKVGINYQPPTVVPGGDLAKVQRAVCMLSNTTAIAEAWARLDHKFDLMYAKRAFVHWYVGEGMEEGEFSEAREDLAALEKDYEEVGVDSVEAEAEEGEEY; translated from the exons ATG CGCGAGTGCATCTCTATCCACGTGGGGCAGGCAGGTGTCCAGATCGGCAATGCCTGCTGGGAACTGTACTGCCTTGAACATGGAATTCAGCCTGATGGTCAAATGCCAAGTGACAAAACCATCGGCGGTGGGGATGACTCGTTCAACACGTTCTTCAGCGAGACTGGGGCTGGCAAGCATGTGCCCAGAGCAGTGTTTGTGGACCTGGAACCCACCGTGGTCG ATGAAGTGCGCACGGGGACCTACAGGCAGCTCTTCCACCCAGAGCAGCTGATCACCGGGAAGGAGGATGCAGCCAATAATTACGCCAGAGGCCATTACACCATCGGCAAGGAGATCGTCGACCTGGTCCTGGACCGGATCCGGAAACTG GCGGATCTGTGCACAGGGCTGCAGGGCTTCCTCATCTTCCACAGTTTCGGGGGCGGCACCGGCTCTGGGTTTGCATCTCTGCTCATGGAGCGGCTGTCGGTGGACTACGGCAAGAAGTCCAAGCTGGAATTTGCCATCTACCCGGCTCCCCAGGTGTCCACGGCCGTGGTGGAGCCCTACAACTCCATCCTGACCACCCACACCACCCTGGAGCATTCCGACTGTGCCTTCATGGTGGACAACGAGGCCATCTACGACATATGTCGGCGCAACCTGGATATCGAGCGGCCCACGTACACCAACCTCAATCGTCTGATCGGGCAGATCGTGTCCTCCATCACAGCCTCCCTGCGATTCGATGGGGCCCTGAACGTCGACTTGACGGAATTCCAGACCAACCTGGTCCCGTACCCCCGCATCCACTTCCCCCTGGCCACCTATGCCCCGGTCATCTCAGCCGAGAAGGCCTACCACGAGCAGCTGTCCGTGGCCGAGATCACCAATGCCTGCTTCGAGCCGGCCAACCAGATGGTCAAGTGTGACCCTCGGCACGGCAAGTACATGGCCTGCTGCATGTTGTACAGGGGGGACGTGGTCCCGAAAGATGTCAACGCGGCCATCGCCACCATCAAGACCAAGCGCACCATCCAGTTTGTGGATTGGTGCCCGACTGGATTTAAG GTGGGCATCAACTACCAGCCCCCCACTGTCGTCCCCGGGGGTGACCTGGCCAAGGTGCAGCGGGCCGTGTGCATGCTGAGCAACACTACCGCCATCGCCGAGGCCTGGGCCCGCCTGGACCATAAGTTTGACCTCATGTATGCAAAGCGAGCCTTTGTGCACTGGTATGTGGGGGAAGGCATGGAGGAAGGGGAGTTCTCCGAGGCCCGGGAGGACCTGGCAGCCCTGGAGAAAGATTATGAAGAGGTGGGCGTGGATTCCGTGGAAGCAGAGGCTGAAGAAGGCGAAGAATACTGA